In Chryseobacterium turcicum, a single window of DNA contains:
- a CDS encoding LpxL/LpxP family acyltransferase: MNKWKGKSKGTILGYRIFVWCIRNIGIRSSYFVLYFVAFYYFLFEKKSNKYYRYYFQKRLNYGFWKTKISLFKSYFTFGTILIDKTAISAGLRNKYTYEFDGIENLRNLLAEKKGGVLISAHIGNFEIAEHFFAEIDFDCQINLVTTDQEVTIIKEYLESVSVKQSNIKFIYVKDDMSHIFDINEALSKNELICFTGDRYFEGSKFLEGELLGKSAKFPAGPFMIASRLGVPVVYVYVMKEKNLHYHLYARVAENVKKRDSQGLLNSYTQNLESMIQKYPLQWFNYFDFWDDID, translated from the coding sequence ATGAACAAGTGGAAAGGCAAGTCTAAAGGCACAATCTTAGGTTACAGAATCTTTGTGTGGTGCATTAGAAATATCGGAATCCGAAGCTCTTATTTTGTTCTTTATTTTGTTGCCTTCTACTATTTTTTATTCGAAAAAAAGAGCAACAAATATTATAGATATTACTTCCAGAAAAGACTCAATTACGGTTTTTGGAAAACAAAAATCTCCTTATTTAAAAGTTATTTTACTTTCGGAACAATTCTGATTGATAAAACTGCTATTTCTGCAGGATTAAGAAACAAATATACCTACGAATTTGACGGAATAGAAAATCTTAGAAATCTTTTAGCTGAAAAAAAAGGCGGTGTTCTCATCAGTGCTCACATTGGAAATTTCGAAATTGCAGAGCATTTTTTTGCTGAGATAGACTTCGATTGTCAAATTAATTTAGTGACAACAGACCAGGAAGTTACCATTATCAAAGAATATCTCGAAAGTGTTTCTGTGAAGCAAAGCAATATCAAATTCATCTATGTAAAAGACGATATGTCGCATATTTTCGACATTAATGAAGCTTTGTCGAAAAACGAACTGATTTGTTTTACGGGCGATCGTTATTTCGAAGGTTCAAAATTTCTTGAAGGAGAGTTACTCGGAAAAAGTGCTAAATTTCCGGCAGGCCCTTTTATGATTGCTTCCAGATTGGGCGTTCCTGTTGTTTATGTTTACGTGATGAAAGAAAAAAATCTTCATTATCATTTGTATGCAAGAGTCGCTGAAAACGTCAAAAAACGTGATTCACAAGGACTTTTAAACTCTTACACTCAAAATTTAGAATCGATGATTCAAAAATACCCCCTTCAATGGTTCAATTATTTTGACTTTTGGGACGATATTGATTAA
- a CDS encoding FG-GAP-like repeat-containing protein gives MKKKLSFFVVLFSITWGNAQLTCATAVNLTPGTHTAPTITGTPLTTACTLAGIGNAALWYKYTATQNGNITVSTALPGQNVDTRLIVFQGNCGSQTCVTANDDFLGLPSQVTFTATTGTTYYITFDSRWTSSGFNFSIAETIPLPSRLSFTQQNINAPGIYNHCVVDMNGDYLDDIVSVVNNTQIVIAYQQPGGTFNEVSYTIPYTDVLPYWSIAAGDYDNNGFNDLIYGSGSGIAFVKANATGTGFTIDRKPQSFLTQRTNFVDINKDGKLDAFVCDDNAPNRFYMNDGTNMNHNQGGMGDFPSGGNYGSIWVDYDNDGDMDLFIAKCSGGGSGPGGNIDELHRNNGNGTFTNVAAAANMANPVQTWSSAWGDFNNDGWMDAIVGMNSTANGASKVMKNNGDGTFSDVSVGSGYDTTNGLSREYVAYDFDNDGFLDVLGAGNNIMFGDGNLQFTPNATAYNLNYNNRPVGDLNIDGFLDIQNGNSIMLNAGNTNKWLKVTLQGTQSNRNGIGARVEIYGAWGKQIRDVQSGVGFRNMNTLNTHFGIGQATAITKVVIKWPSGLVDIIDNVTPNTTLHVIEGASLGTKEVEDTQNLLTVYPNPVLDILNFKSNKNFTPVDAKVYELSGKMVLQTKIEKESISVKQLSSGNYVLVLIDKNGKTYSQKIIKK, from the coding sequence ATGAAAAAAAAACTATCCTTTTTTGTTGTATTATTTAGTATAACATGGGGAAATGCACAATTAACCTGTGCTACAGCAGTAAATCTTACCCCCGGAACGCATACTGCTCCTACAATCACAGGTACACCTCTCACAACAGCATGTACGCTTGCGGGGATTGGAAATGCCGCATTATGGTACAAATATACAGCCACTCAAAATGGTAATATTACTGTTTCTACAGCTTTACCAGGACAAAATGTGGATACAAGACTTATCGTTTTTCAAGGAAATTGCGGAAGCCAGACCTGTGTGACTGCAAATGATGATTTTCTAGGCTTACCTTCTCAGGTTACTTTTACCGCAACAACCGGAACAACTTATTATATCACTTTTGATAGTAGGTGGACTAGTTCTGGGTTTAATTTTTCAATTGCTGAAACTATTCCTTTACCAAGTCGATTATCATTTACTCAACAGAATATAAATGCGCCAGGTATTTATAATCATTGTGTGGTAGACATGAATGGCGATTATTTGGATGATATTGTATCCGTGGTAAATAATACGCAGATTGTAATTGCATATCAACAGCCCGGAGGTACTTTTAATGAAGTATCATATACAATTCCTTATACTGACGTTTTGCCATATTGGAGTATTGCAGCCGGAGATTATGATAATAATGGGTTTAATGACCTAATCTATGGTTCGGGCAGTGGGATTGCTTTTGTAAAAGCCAATGCAACAGGAACGGGCTTCACCATAGACAGGAAGCCTCAATCTTTTCTTACGCAGCGTACCAATTTTGTAGATATTAATAAAGACGGAAAACTAGATGCTTTTGTCTGTGATGATAATGCTCCCAACAGATTCTATATGAATGACGGAACCAATATGAATCATAATCAGGGCGGTATGGGAGATTTTCCTTCAGGTGGTAATTATGGTTCCATTTGGGTTGATTATGATAATGATGGCGATATGGATTTATTTATCGCAAAATGCAGCGGTGGAGGTTCTGGGCCTGGTGGAAATATTGATGAGCTTCATCGAAATAACGGGAATGGCACTTTTACCAATGTTGCTGCAGCGGCTAATATGGCAAATCCTGTTCAGACTTGGTCTTCAGCTTGGGGAGATTTTAATAATGATGGCTGGATGGATGCTATTGTAGGGATGAATTCCACAGCGAATGGAGCCAGCAAGGTGATGAAAAATAACGGGGATGGAACCTTTTCAGATGTTTCTGTGGGCTCGGGTTATGATACTACAAATGGTTTAAGCAGAGAATATGTTGCCTATGATTTTGATAATGATGGGTTTTTGGATGTTTTAGGAGCCGGAAACAATATTATGTTCGGTGATGGGAATTTGCAATTTACTCCTAATGCAACAGCTTATAATTTGAATTACAACAACAGACCCGTTGGGGACCTTAACATTGATGGTTTTCTTGATATTCAGAATGGAAATAGCATTATGCTGAATGCTGGAAACACTAATAAATGGCTAAAAGTAACTTTGCAAGGAACGCAAAGCAACAGAAACGGAATTGGTGCAAGAGTGGAAATTTATGGTGCTTGGGGAAAACAGATTCGAGATGTACAAAGTGGGGTAGGATTCAGAAATATGAATACATTGAATACGCATTTCGGGATTGGTCAGGCTACTGCCATTACAAAAGTGGTGATAAAATGGCCTTCCGGATTGGTTGATATCATCGATAATGTTACGCCAAATACAACCCTTCACGTAATAGAAGGAGCCAGTTTAGGAACTAAGGAGGTAGAAGATACTCAAAACCTATTGACGGTATATCCAAATCCTGTTCTTGATATTCTTAATTTTAAATCTAACAAAAACTTTACTCCGGTTGATGCAAAAGTGTATGAACTTAGTGGGAAAATGGTTTTACAGACAAAAATTGAGAAAGAATCAATTTCTGTTAAACAATTAAGTTCGGGCAATTATGTATTGGTTTTAATCGATAAGAATGGAAAAACGTATTCTCAGAAAATAATTAAAAAATAA
- a CDS encoding 3-hydroxyacyl-ACP dehydratase has product MQTILTDFYTLESHEKAENGSFTAHISLNKNHDIFKGHFPGNPVTPGVCMMQIVKELTEEFTGKKLFLKSASNVKFMAIINPFETPDLTLQLDIKEGEEEIKVKNVTSFGETIALKMSVNYKK; this is encoded by the coding sequence ATGCAAACTATTCTCACCGATTTTTACACTTTAGAATCTCACGAAAAAGCAGAAAACGGAAGTTTTACTGCTCATATTTCTCTGAACAAAAATCACGATATTTTTAAAGGACATTTTCCAGGAAATCCTGTAACACCAGGGGTTTGTATGATGCAGATTGTAAAAGAACTGACCGAAGAATTTACAGGCAAGAAATTATTTCTAAAATCGGCTTCCAACGTCAAATTTATGGCAATTATCAATCCTTTTGAAACGCCGGATTTAACTTTACAACTGGATATTAAGGAAGGCGAAGAAGAAATTAAAGTAAAAAACGTGACTTCTTTTGGCGAGACTATTGCATTAAAAATGTCGGTAAACTATAAAAAATAG
- the fabG gene encoding 3-oxoacyl-ACP reductase FabG — MKCAIITGGSRGIGRAICIKLAEEKNYHILINYTSNEAAAKETLAKVQELGSTGEILKFDVGNAEETLKVLGEWQENNPSSVVEVIVNNAGITRDGLFMWMPSEDWNSVINTSLNGFYNVTNFFIQKLLRNKYGRVINMVSVSGVKGTAGQTNYSAAKGALVGATKALAQEVAKRNITVNAVAPGFIKTDMTQDFNEDELKAMIPANRFGEAEEVADLVAFLASRKSSYITGEIININGGIYS; from the coding sequence ATGAAATGTGCAATCATAACAGGTGGTTCTCGAGGTATCGGAAGAGCAATCTGTATAAAACTGGCAGAAGAGAAAAATTATCATATTTTAATTAATTATACATCAAACGAAGCTGCGGCAAAGGAAACTTTAGCTAAAGTGCAGGAATTGGGCTCAACAGGTGAAATCCTGAAATTTGATGTCGGAAACGCTGAAGAAACTTTAAAGGTTTTGGGAGAATGGCAGGAAAATAATCCAAGTTCAGTAGTTGAGGTTATCGTAAACAATGCAGGAATCACAAGAGACGGTTTGTTTATGTGGATGCCGAGTGAAGATTGGAACTCGGTGATTAATACGAGTTTAAATGGTTTTTATAACGTTACCAATTTCTTCATTCAAAAGTTGCTGAGAAATAAATACGGTAGAGTTATCAATATGGTTTCTGTTTCTGGGGTGAAAGGAACAGCAGGGCAAACCAATTATTCTGCTGCAAAAGGCGCTTTGGTCGGAGCTACAAAAGCTCTGGCTCAGGAAGTTGCAAAAAGAAATATTACGGTGAATGCAGTAGCGCCAGGTTTCATAAAAACAGATATGACTCAGGATTTTAATGAAGACGAATTGAAAGCAATGATTCCCGCAAACCGATTTGGTGAAGCGGAAGAAGTAGCGGATTTGGTTGCATTTTTAGCATCCAGAAAATCTTCGTATATCACGGGTGAAATTATTAATATTAACGGAGGAATTTACTCGTAA
- a CDS encoding C45 family autoproteolytic acyltransferase/hydolase: MFNNKQPFFFFLNLILILSLSSCGIRKSIKHIPDVEQYALEIPKVNTINDSTFSFNQNYLTKNKQQLWELYVKGNPLQLGYNNGALTQNLLQKQEEIFFSKVEGFVPSKFKQKLLRGFMKWYNRKMYLNVREDFQAELYGLSQYSSDKYDFIAPKFRRAMYLHGAHDIGHAMQDLMVVGCTSLAVWNENSEDGDLLIGRNFDFYVGDEFAKNKLIEFVEPEKGIPYMSVSWPGMIGVVSGMNKEGITVTINAGKSRIPLTAKTPISFVTREILQYARTIDEAIAIAKKRKVFVSESILVGSANDKNAVIIEVSPDNFGVYKVENSSAIFCTNHFQSDAYKDDKRNQKQIVESHSEYRYEKLQELLQENKKLNPEKMASILRDKSGLKDEKIGYGNEKAINQLLAHHAVIFSPQKKLVWVSSNPYQLGEFVCYDLNEIFSDKRLKNGEFAKSDLNIAKDPFVDSLEFENYEEFKFAHSEIQDAIDSDDTILTDDFIPHYQSLNPDFWLVYYQAGKYYFKQKEYSKARTEFEKALTKEITTIPDKENVEKYLKKVDKYVK; the protein is encoded by the coding sequence ATTTTTAATAATAAACAACCGTTTTTTTTCTTTTTAAACCTTATCCTCATTCTAAGTCTTAGTTCTTGCGGAATCAGAAAATCAATCAAACACATTCCGGATGTAGAACAATATGCTTTAGAAATCCCAAAAGTCAATACGATTAATGATTCTACTTTTAGTTTTAATCAAAATTATTTAACCAAAAATAAGCAACAGCTTTGGGAATTGTATGTCAAAGGGAATCCTTTGCAGTTAGGCTATAACAATGGTGCTTTAACGCAAAATTTATTGCAGAAACAGGAAGAGATTTTCTTTTCAAAAGTAGAAGGTTTCGTTCCTTCAAAATTCAAACAGAAATTATTGAGAGGCTTCATGAAATGGTACAACAGGAAAATGTATCTCAACGTAAGAGAAGATTTTCAGGCTGAATTATACGGTTTGTCTCAATATTCGTCAGATAAATATGATTTTATTGCTCCAAAATTCAGAAGAGCAATGTATTTGCACGGTGCGCACGATATTGGTCATGCAATGCAGGATTTGATGGTTGTTGGCTGTACTTCACTTGCCGTTTGGAACGAAAATTCGGAAGATGGTGATTTGTTGATTGGAAGAAATTTTGATTTCTATGTAGGTGATGAATTTGCTAAAAATAAATTAATAGAATTTGTAGAACCTGAAAAAGGAATTCCATACATGTCGGTAAGTTGGCCTGGAATGATTGGCGTGGTTTCAGGGATGAATAAAGAAGGAATTACAGTAACCATCAACGCCGGAAAATCTAGAATTCCTTTGACGGCGAAGACTCCAATTTCGTTTGTCACAAGAGAAATTTTACAATACGCGAGAACTATTGACGAAGCAATTGCGATTGCAAAAAAGCGAAAAGTTTTTGTTTCAGAATCTATTTTGGTAGGAAGCGCAAACGATAAAAACGCTGTGATTATTGAAGTTTCACCGGATAATTTTGGAGTTTATAAAGTAGAAAATTCGAGTGCCATTTTTTGTACCAATCATTTTCAATCTGATGCGTATAAAGATGATAAAAGAAACCAAAAGCAAATAGTAGAAAGTCATTCTGAATACCGCTACGAAAAGCTTCAAGAGCTTTTGCAAGAAAATAAAAAACTGAATCCCGAAAAAATGGCTTCTATTTTAAGAGATAAATCAGGTTTGAAAGATGAAAAGATTGGTTATGGCAATGAAAAAGCGATTAATCAGCTTTTGGCACATCATGCTGTTATTTTTTCGCCACAGAAAAAACTGGTTTGGGTTTCTTCAAATCCGTATCAGTTGGGAGAATTTGTCTGTTATGATTTAAATGAAATTTTCTCTGATAAAAGATTAAAAAATGGTGAATTTGCAAAGTCAGATTTAAATATCGCAAAAGACCCTTTCGTAGATTCTTTGGAATTTGAGAATTATGAAGAGTTTAAATTTGCCCATTCTGAAATACAAGATGCAATTGATTCGGATGATACGATTCTTACGGATGATTTCATTCCGCATTATCAGTCTTTGAATCCTGATTTTTGGTTGGTTTATTATCAGGCAGGGAAATATTATTTTAAACAAAAAGAATATTCAAAGGCAAGAACAGAATTTGAAAAAGCACTGACAAAAGAAATTACGACAATCCCCGACAAAGAAAATGTAGAAAAATATTTGAAGAAAGTGGACAAATATGTGAAATAA
- a CDS encoding phytoene desaturase family protein, with amino-acid sequence MKKTYDILIIGSGIGGLVSALILAKEGLKVCVLEKNNQYGGNLQTFSRDKLIFDTGVHYLGGLSKDQNLHQFFSYLEIMNDLQLQKMDENGYDKITFGDDEIEYPHAQGYDNFVEQLSNYFPEEKENLKNYCEEIQRVCNQFPRYNVIGKDNYNEEILHLNTKRFIESITQNRKLQSVLLSSNFLYAGDSENIPFYVHALTVNSYIQSAYKCVKGGSQISKLLIRKLREYGADVHKHSEVSEFVFNEKNVLSAVKTKSGKEYFAKQFISNIEIRSLTKIIGEDRLKKSFLNRILSWEPVSSCFSVYLALKPQTIPNFNYNIYHYSSEELVWNAYRYDKKAWPETYMLSSTLSKYHPEFAESLTAISYMDFEEVKAWQTTVNTVAEEHERGKQYEKFKLEKAEKMIDALEKKIPNLRDSIKNIYTSSPLSYRDYIGSFEGNMYGYIKSSENPLKTMVSPRTKIDNLFLTGQSVNMHGILGCTIGAFNTCAEILGKERIDECLTQMINKNKSEK; translated from the coding sequence TTGAAAAAAACATACGACATATTGATTATCGGCAGCGGAATAGGAGGTCTTGTTTCTGCGCTTATTTTGGCGAAAGAAGGCTTAAAAGTCTGCGTTTTAGAGAAAAATAATCAGTATGGCGGAAATTTACAGACATTTTCCCGTGATAAATTAATTTTCGACACCGGAGTTCATTATTTAGGCGGACTTTCAAAAGACCAGAATCTACACCAATTTTTTTCTTATCTGGAAATAATGAATGATTTGCAGCTCCAGAAAATGGATGAAAATGGTTATGATAAAATAACTTTCGGAGACGATGAAATTGAATATCCACACGCACAAGGTTACGATAACTTTGTAGAGCAACTATCTAATTATTTTCCGGAAGAGAAAGAAAATTTAAAAAATTATTGCGAAGAAATTCAACGTGTTTGTAATCAGTTTCCAAGGTATAATGTGATTGGAAAAGATAATTACAACGAAGAAATTCTTCATTTAAACACAAAAAGATTCATCGAGTCGATTACTCAGAATAGAAAACTGCAATCTGTTTTATTGAGTTCCAATTTTTTATATGCGGGAGATTCCGAAAATATTCCGTTTTACGTTCATGCTTTGACGGTAAATTCTTACATTCAAAGCGCTTACAAATGTGTAAAAGGAGGAAGCCAGATTTCAAAGCTTTTAATCCGAAAATTAAGAGAATATGGAGCCGATGTTCATAAACATTCGGAAGTTTCAGAATTTGTATTTAATGAAAAGAATGTCTTAAGTGCTGTAAAAACAAAATCGGGGAAAGAATATTTTGCAAAACAATTTATTTCAAATATTGAAATTCGGTCTTTAACTAAAATAATCGGTGAAGATAGACTGAAGAAATCTTTTTTAAACCGAATCTTAAGTTGGGAACCTGTTTCATCGTGTTTCAGTGTTTATTTGGCCTTAAAACCTCAAACAATTCCCAATTTCAATTATAATATTTACCACTATTCATCTGAAGAATTGGTTTGGAATGCTTATCGTTACGACAAAAAAGCGTGGCCCGAAACCTATATGCTTTCTTCCACGCTTTCAAAATATCATCCTGAGTTTGCAGAAAGCTTAACGGCCATTTCTTATATGGATTTTGAGGAAGTTAAAGCTTGGCAAACTACCGTAAATACGGTTGCTGAAGAACACGAAAGAGGAAAGCAATACGAAAAATTTAAGCTGGAAAAAGCAGAAAAAATGATTGATGCTTTAGAAAAGAAAATCCCGAATTTAAGAGATTCCATAAAAAATATTTATACGTCTTCTCCTTTGTCTTACCGAGATTATATTGGAAGTTTTGAAGGAAATATGTACGGTTACATTAAAAGTTCAGAAAACCCCTTGAAAACGATGGTTTCTCCCCGTACAAAAATAGATAATCTTTTTCTTACAGGGCAATCTGTTAATATGCACGGCATTTTGGGCTGTACAATCGGAGCATTTAATACCTGCGCAGAAATTTTAGGGAAAGAAAGAATTGATGAATGTTTGACACAAATGATTAATAAGAATAAAAGTGAAAAATAA
- a CDS encoding outer membrane beta-barrel protein has product MKKIHFLAFLFFSSLSFAQVTFKLGLRAGANFTHFTQGKGTVQNGEIEFNEGTDSYSPVEIPYKFTNRTDFYIGFFGNIRLAKFYALQPEFNYSRQGSKVETPIKHTRNEYKISYFGTQLINKFYFKNFNVLVGPTVDIVVEKDFNPSYDFDIGITAGGGYDITQNLGVEARVKHGFLHTINNYQGKHANVVFQAGLYYTFNMKK; this is encoded by the coding sequence ATGAAAAAAATTCATTTCTTAGCCTTTTTATTTTTCTCAAGTTTGTCTTTTGCACAAGTAACTTTTAAGCTTGGATTAAGAGCTGGAGCAAATTTCACCCATTTTACTCAAGGAAAAGGGACTGTTCAAAATGGAGAAATTGAGTTCAATGAGGGTACAGATTCTTATTCTCCTGTTGAAATTCCCTATAAATTTACAAATCGTACTGATTTCTATATCGGTTTTTTCGGAAATATAAGACTCGCCAAATTTTATGCTTTACAACCAGAATTTAATTATTCAAGGCAAGGCTCAAAAGTCGAAACTCCTATAAAACATACGAGAAATGAATATAAAATTTCGTATTTTGGGACTCAACTTATAAATAAATTTTATTTTAAAAACTTTAATGTTCTTGTAGGACCAACCGTTGATATTGTTGTCGAAAAAGATTTTAATCCTTCTTATGATTTCGATATAGGAATCACCGCAGGAGGTGGATATGACATTACTCAAAATTTAGGTGTTGAAGCACGAGTAAAACATGGTTTTTTACATACTATCAATAATTATCAGGGTAAACATGCCAATGTAGTTTTTCAAGCAGGACTTTACTATACATTTAACATGAAAAAATAA
- a CDS encoding DUF2062 domain-containing protein, translated as MTLPEVQNAISEKKICVLIPTYNNEKTLKRVIDGVLDYTENIIVINDGSTDSTLQILEKYSITIINLSENKGKGNALKIGFRKAKESGYDYAITIDSDGQHYPDDIPVFVENLLNENQDVLLIGNRNMSQDGIPKKSSFGNRFSNFWFWFETGIKLEDTQSGYRLYPLHKIPKKYFTPKFEFEIEIIVRTAWRHVPVKNVPIKVLYDPAERVSHFRPFKDFTRISILNTILVTITLLYIIPRNFINNFRKKSFKKFIQEDVLESDGSNRVKAFSIALGVFIGLSPFWGFQTLLVISLSVLFKLNKVLAFVASNVSLPPFIPFIIAASLFLGAPFISGDSNILSQDLNFDLVKNNLLQYIIGSFILASTMSVISGITAFLFLNKISPKNN; from the coding sequence ATGACCCTTCCTGAAGTACAAAATGCAATTTCCGAAAAGAAAATCTGCGTTTTAATTCCTACTTACAATAACGAAAAAACTTTGAAAAGAGTGATTGACGGTGTTTTAGATTACACCGAAAATATTATCGTTATCAATGATGGCTCTACCGATTCTACTTTACAGATTTTAGAAAAATATTCGATTACGATTATTAATCTATCAGAAAACAAAGGAAAAGGAAATGCGCTGAAAATAGGTTTCAGAAAAGCAAAAGAATCAGGTTATGATTATGCCATCACCATCGATTCAGACGGACAACATTATCCTGATGACATACCTGTTTTTGTAGAAAATTTATTAAACGAAAACCAAGATGTTTTATTAATAGGAAACCGAAATATGTCACAAGACGGTATCCCCAAAAAAAGCAGTTTTGGGAATCGTTTTTCTAATTTTTGGTTTTGGTTTGAGACCGGAATAAAGCTTGAAGACACACAATCTGGTTATCGATTGTATCCTTTACATAAAATTCCTAAAAAATATTTTACTCCAAAATTTGAATTTGAGATTGAAATTATTGTAAGAACAGCTTGGAGACACGTTCCTGTAAAAAATGTTCCCATCAAGGTTTTATATGACCCTGCAGAAAGGGTTTCTCATTTCAGACCATTTAAAGATTTTACGAGAATCAGTATTTTGAATACGATTTTAGTAACGATTACTTTGCTTTATATTATTCCGAGAAATTTCATTAATAATTTCAGAAAAAAAAGTTTTAAAAAATTTATTCAGGAAGATGTTCTGGAAAGCGACGGAAGCAACCGCGTCAAAGCATTTTCCATAGCTCTTGGTGTTTTCATCGGACTTTCTCCGTTTTGGGGATTTCAAACATTATTGGTAATTTCTTTATCTGTCCTTTTCAAACTCAATAAAGTTTTAGCTTTTGTAGCTTCTAACGTTAGTTTGCCACCATTTATTCCGTTTATCATTGCAGCTTCACTCTTTTTGGGAGCGCCTTTCATTTCGGGAGATTCTAATATTTTAAGTCAAGATTTGAATTTCGATTTAGTGAAAAATAATTTGTTGCAATACATTATTGGCAGTTTTATTCTAGCGAGTACAATGTCTGTAATTTCAGGAATTACAGCTTTTCTGTTTCTAAATAAAATAAGCCCCAAGAATAATTAA
- a CDS encoding beta-ketoacyl-[acyl-carrier-protein] synthase family protein: MENRVVITGMGIYSCIGTSLEEVKESLYQGKSGIVLVDERKDFGFRSGLSGVVPKPDLKNLLNRRQRVSMGEESEYAYLATLDALKHANINQDFLDQNEVGILYGNDSVSKAVVESIDIAREKKDTTLMGSGAIFKSMNSTVTMNLSTIFKLRGINLTISAACASGSHSLGLAYMMIKNGFQDMIVCGGAQETNKYSMASFDGLGVFSVRESEPAKASRPFDSERDGLIPSGGAATLIVESLESAQKRGATILGEIVGYGFSSNGGHISTPNVDGPALAMNRALKLSGLNAGNIDYINAHATSTPLGDVNEAKAIHEIFGSEVPVSSTKSMTGHECWMAGASEVIYSMLMMQNDFVAPNINLENPDEDAQKINLISETKNQKIDVFLSNSFGFGGTNSALIVKKFE, translated from the coding sequence ATGGAAAATAGGGTAGTCATTACCGGAATGGGAATTTATTCTTGCATCGGCACTTCTTTGGAAGAGGTGAAAGAATCCCTGTATCAAGGAAAGTCGGGAATTGTTTTAGTAGATGAAAGAAAAGACTTTGGTTTTAGATCGGGTCTCAGTGGAGTTGTTCCCAAACCTGATTTAAAGAATCTTTTAAACAGACGTCAACGTGTAAGCATGGGCGAGGAAAGCGAATATGCTTATTTAGCAACACTTGATGCCTTGAAACATGCCAATATCAATCAAGACTTTTTAGACCAAAACGAAGTCGGAATTTTATATGGAAATGACAGCGTTTCAAAAGCAGTTGTAGAGTCTATCGATATTGCAAGAGAAAAAAAAGATACGACTTTAATGGGTTCTGGTGCGATTTTTAAATCGATGAACTCAACCGTAACGATGAATCTTTCTACTATTTTTAAATTGCGCGGAATTAATTTAACCATCAGTGCCGCTTGTGCAAGCGGTTCTCATTCTTTGGGATTGGCTTATATGATGATTAAAAATGGTTTTCAGGACATGATTGTCTGTGGCGGTGCTCAGGAAACCAACAAATATTCAATGGCGAGTTTTGATGGTTTGGGTGTTTTTTCGGTAAGAGAAAGCGAGCCAGCAAAAGCATCAAGGCCTTTCGATTCTGAAAGAGACGGATTAATTCCAAGCGGTGGTGCCGCAACTTTAATTGTTGAAAGCCTTGAGTCTGCACAGAAAAGAGGTGCAACTATTTTAGGCGAGATTGTTGGTTACGGTTTTTCTTCAAACGGAGGACATATTTCTACTCCGAATGTTGATGGCCCGGCTTTAGCGATGAATCGAGCTTTGAAACTGTCTGGCTTAAACGCTGGAAATATTGATTATATCAATGCTCATGCAACATCAACACCACTTGGGGATGTGAATGAAGCAAAAGCTATTCACGAGATTTTTGGAAGCGAGGTGCCGGTAAGTTCTACAAAATCTATGACCGGTCACGAATGTTGGATGGCGGGTGCAAGTGAAGTAATCTATTCTATGTTGATGATGCAGAATGATTTTGTGGCTCCGAATATCAATTTAGAAAATCCTGATGAAGATGCCCAAAAGATAAATTTAATCTCCGAAACTAAAAATCAAAAAATTGACGTATTTTTGTCGAATTCTTTCGGATTTGGGGGAACCAATTCCGCATTAATCGTTAAAAAATTTGAATAA
- a CDS encoding acyl carrier protein — MEREKIVAIANDFLINEFEVDGDEITNDAHFKKTLGLDSLDYIDLVVVIESNFGVKLGEGDFKDIITFDDFYSTIEHKIANKNA, encoded by the coding sequence ATGGAAAGAGAAAAAATTGTTGCCATTGCTAATGATTTTTTAATCAATGAATTTGAGGTAGATGGTGACGAAATCACTAATGATGCCCATTTCAAGAAAACTTTGGGTCTAGACAGTTTAGATTATATAGATTTGGTAGTCGTTATCGAATCTAATTTTGGTGTGAAATTGGGTGAAGGAGACTTTAAAGATATTATTACTTTTGACGATTTCTACTCGACAATAGAACATAAAATTGCTAACAAAAACGCATAA